In Priestia megaterium NBRC 15308 = ATCC 14581, the following proteins share a genomic window:
- a CDS encoding carbon-nitrogen hydrolase family protein, producing the protein MKIGLAQVRFPKSAAEGVETIENCMKQAAEEGCNLVCFPESIVPGLRGVGFEVEAYNHEIQQNTLYKVKLLAKQLKLNVILPLEWRDELGMHLTAFVIDENGKELGYQTKNQIDPAEDQFGYKPGNSRQLFEINGVKFGIVICHEGWRYPETVRWAAVRGASIVFHPQFTGEVPDPKFYDYAMIARSTENGIYFASVNYALENQKSTTSLLSPKGECLIKAKAEKQELLTYTIEPDEANRLLAQRLLSNLLL; encoded by the coding sequence ATGAAAATTGGGTTAGCGCAAGTGAGATTTCCAAAGTCAGCCGCAGAGGGTGTAGAAACGATAGAAAATTGTATGAAACAAGCAGCAGAAGAAGGGTGTAACCTTGTATGTTTTCCAGAATCAATTGTGCCGGGACTTAGAGGAGTGGGTTTTGAAGTTGAGGCCTACAATCACGAAATTCAACAAAATACGCTTTATAAAGTTAAGTTGCTTGCCAAACAGTTAAAGCTCAACGTAATTTTACCACTGGAATGGCGCGACGAACTTGGTATGCATTTAACTGCTTTTGTAATTGATGAAAATGGAAAAGAATTAGGGTATCAAACTAAAAATCAAATTGATCCAGCAGAAGATCAATTTGGTTATAAGCCTGGAAACAGCCGCCAGTTGTTTGAAATAAACGGCGTGAAATTCGGTATTGTTATTTGCCATGAGGGATGGCGCTATCCTGAAACTGTCCGATGGGCTGCTGTAAGAGGAGCAAGCATTGTGTTTCATCCACAGTTTACTGGTGAAGTACCAGATCCGAAGTTTTATGATTATGCAATGATTGCAAGAAGTACGGAGAATGGTATTTACTTTGCAAGCGTGAATTATGCCTTAGAGAACCAAAAAAGCACCACTTCTCTTCTTTCTCCAAAGGGTGAATGTTTGATAAAAGCGAAAGCTGAAAAGCAAGAACTACTAACGTATACGATAGAGCCCGATGAGGCTAACCGGCTGTTAGCTCAGCGTCTGTTATCAAATTTACTATTGTAA
- the rpiA gene encoding ribose-5-phosphate isomerase RpiA — protein MIEKQAVGEKAAQFVEDGMIVGLGTGSTAYYTIVKLGERVKNGLHIKAVPTSQKTEELARKLGIPIVTLADVEYIDIAIDGADEVDSELSLIKGGGGALLREKMIAYAAKRFIVIADSKKIVKTLGAFPLPVEVIRFGWEMTAKHIRSAGCVPQLRLLDDHTPFITDNGNYILDCHFSEIENPAELEKQLIRIPGVVESGLFVGMTEEVITVQNQDVYIIKK, from the coding sequence ATGATTGAAAAACAAGCAGTTGGTGAAAAAGCAGCACAATTTGTTGAAGATGGAATGATTGTAGGACTAGGGACAGGTTCAACAGCTTATTATACAATTGTAAAACTAGGTGAACGAGTAAAAAATGGATTACACATCAAAGCGGTTCCTACTTCTCAAAAAACAGAAGAGCTGGCAAGGAAACTAGGTATTCCCATTGTTACCTTAGCAGATGTTGAATATATTGATATAGCAATTGACGGAGCAGATGAAGTAGATAGCGAACTTTCTTTAATTAAAGGAGGAGGAGGCGCGCTGCTTCGAGAAAAAATGATTGCGTACGCAGCGAAGCGGTTTATCGTGATTGCAGATTCTAAGAAAATAGTGAAGACGCTAGGAGCTTTTCCTCTTCCTGTTGAAGTTATACGTTTTGGCTGGGAAATGACTGCGAAGCACATTCGCAGTGCAGGTTGTGTACCGCAGCTTAGGCTTTTAGATGATCATACGCCGTTTATCACCGATAACGGAAATTACATTCTAGACTGCCATTTTTCAGAAATTGAAAATCCTGCTGAGTTGGAAAAGCAGCTGATAAGGATCCCAGGCGTAGTAGAAAGCGGTTTGTTTGTAGGAATGACGGAGGAAGTTATTACCGTACAAAACCAAGATGTTTATATCATAAAAAAATAG
- a CDS encoding YdbC family protein, translated as MLTKIVKCSIPTDKKASFSYTQQHWAALAHVNGFIGQLGGWNVEDETDACILALWEDGTTYQEFMKHTHDSIFYKSKQDQTYTNLDVSTSDPSYFIGARYNYYRSSAIESRYLVKTEIEVDFYDKEDIYEMVKSLINPSYRCLSHVVSPIEHSKLVIFSLYGSACPQKTIDTFVHPNVLNASQYIYQLEKNWNVLSN; from the coding sequence ATGTTGACAAAAATTGTGAAATGCAGCATACCGACTGATAAAAAAGCATCTTTTTCATATACGCAACAGCATTGGGCTGCTCTTGCACACGTGAATGGTTTCATTGGCCAATTAGGGGGTTGGAACGTGGAAGATGAAACAGATGCTTGTATTCTAGCTCTGTGGGAAGATGGAACAACTTATCAAGAATTCATGAAGCATACTCATGATTCTATTTTTTATAAAAGCAAGCAGGATCAAACATATACGAATTTGGACGTTTCAACATCAGATCCGTCCTACTTCATAGGAGCACGCTACAATTATTATCGAAGCAGCGCCATTGAAAGCCGTTATTTAGTAAAGACGGAAATTGAAGTCGATTTTTACGACAAAGAAGATATCTATGAGATGGTAAAAAGCTTGATAAATCCTTCTTATCGCTGTTTATCTCACGTTGTATCACCAATCGAGCACAGCAAGCTTGTCATTTTTTCATTATACGGATCTGCTTGTCCGCAAAAAACAATTGATACCTTTGTTCATCCAAATGTACTGAACGCGTCTCAATACATATATCAATTAGAGAAAAATTGGAACGTTCTTTCCAATTAA